In Mugil cephalus isolate CIBA_MC_2020 chromosome 20, CIBA_Mcephalus_1.1, whole genome shotgun sequence, the following are encoded in one genomic region:
- the LOC124997307 gene encoding LOW QUALITY PROTEIN: interferon-induced very large GTPase 1-like (The sequence of the model RefSeq protein was modified relative to this genomic sequence to represent the inferred CDS: deleted 2 bases in 1 codon) — MGQIYEAHQALKKQPNSGQTNWSKYPKLAADLMISGRPMELMDGDAGHVPLMWISSVLEEVIKKLGDQRVFVLSVLGVQSSGKSTMLNAMFGLQFAVSAGRCTKGAFMQLVKVSEEIQKDFRFDYVLVVDTEGLRALELAGDATLHHDNALATFVVGLGNMTLINIFGENPAEMQDVLQIVVQAFMRMKKVKLSPSCVFVHQNVTDIGAAEKNMDGKRRLQEKLDQMAELAAKEEVCDVECFSDIIAFDVQQDVKYFAQLWEGSPPMAPPNPGYSESVQELKRMILTKASQSAGIPLSHFKSKIQDLWNALMNEQFVFSFKNTLEIAAYRKLEVQYGNWTWDLRSNMLTIENQLYTRIENGKLDKVDRTYLLKEMSKTYEKIKTDITLYFEDNRDKDMLVQWRGRFEIKIKEFHEDQVKEVKRKLDEVIQQKKACKKLDDKKPEFENKLLQKSKELAHQLKDKAKDEEELQKQFNSVWTGWVSELTEDIKPIKDINLEEDKMFIIQELGIEHPLIEESNNSGRYKNVSKVGNYCSYVTHKIKQGFKAVVDYARQKVIGTQQNILPHEEQEMIRTFINNICQQSLDAIKTKPVATRGYSPIYLQEVAKNVQEKVTQFESERNYSFKKEFTVDVLLYVVEVLGSWLSVSHKTFKKNNDALTYLNNNKPQYYNVFRSFCKGNSSAAVFGEMICDKLKVSTVETVCNKTAIDLAGEMRCSFPAFSGNRLDLEKHLLKSLAEKEDFDDFINYIRHPRKQLEAFIKAEVEKYIFREHSGKAQNILEKNVDDISHRVRQALFEATKKVKTQGGGTEMWVKEFSSFLKDELPLVTICCENFSDINNFDFLKEEIEKGLVNIIEEMKHLSLEKMKEFRLRPDEILIDQLCKCCWETCPFCGAVCTNTLEDHSPEDHSVPFHRSDAVKGWHYLFAGVMSVDFCTTNVASDMRFYSSEIGNFIPYKEYRKAGPRFANWRITPDESKLKYWTWFVCRFQKDLEDYYGYKFEGKGEIPSEWRTHTKEEAIKSLDEM; from the exons ATGGGACAGATCTATGAAGCTCATCAAGCTCTGAAGAAACAACCAAACAGTGGGCAGACCAACTGGTCCAAATACCCTAAACTGGCCGCGGATCTGATGATATCAGGACGCCCTATGGAGCTGATGGATGGAGATGCAGGTCATGTGCCTTTGATGTGGATCTCTAGTGTTTTAGAAGAAGTCATCAAGAAACTGGGCGACCAGAGAGTTTTTGTGTTGTCGGTTCTGGGCGTACAAAGCAGTGGAAAATCAACAATGCTGAATGCCATGTTTGGGTTGCAGTTTGCAGTTAGTGCTGGTAGATGCACCAAGGGAGCTTTCATGCAGCTGGTCAAAGTGTCAGAGGAAATACAGAAAGATTTCAGGTTTGACTATGTTCTCGTAGTGGACACTGAAGGACTACGTGCTCTTGAATTGGCAGGCGACGCCACTCTTCACCACGACAACGCACTGGCCACATTTGTTGTTGGCCTGGGAAACATGACACTGATCAACATCTTTGGTGAGAATCCAGCTGAAATGCAAGATGTCCTGCAGATTGTTGTCCAGGCTTTCATGAGGATGAAGAAAGTTAAGCTTTCTccgagttgtgtgtttgttcaccaGAATGTTACAGACAttggagctgcagagaaaaacatggaTGGAAAGAGACGCCTGCAAGAAAAACTGGACCAGATGGCTGAGCTAGCTGCCAAAGAGGAGGTGTGTGATGTTGAGTGCTTCAGTGACATCATTGCATTTGATGTGCAACAAGATGTGAAATACTTTGCCCAGCTATGGGAAGGAAGTCCACCAATGGCTCCCCCAAATCCTGGTTACAGTGAGAGTGTCCAAGAACTGAAGAGGATGATCCTCACTAAGGCTTCACAGTCTGCTGGAATCCCtctctcacattttaaaagcaaaattcaAGACCTGTGGAATGCCCTGATGAacgaacagtttgttttcagcttcaaaaacacGCTTGAAATTGCAGCATACAGAAAGCTTGAGGTCCAATATGGGAACTGGACCTGGGACCTTAGGAGCAACATGCTGACCATTGAAAACCAACTTTACACCAGGattgaaaatggaaaacttgACAAGGTTGACCGTACTTACCTTCTgaaagaaatgagcaaaacatatgaaaaaatcAAGACAGACATAACGTTGTactttgaggacaacagagacaaagacatgtTGGTTCAGTGGCGAGGCCGATTTGAAATCAAAATCAAGGAGTTTCATGAGGATCAGGTGAAAGAAGTGAAAAGGAAACTGGATGAAGTTATCCAGCAAAAGAAAGCTTGTAAAAAGCTTGATGATAAGAAGCCAGAGTTTGAGAACAAACTGCTACAAAAGAGCAAAGAGCTCGCTCATCAGTTAAAAGACAAGGCaaaagatgaagaggagcttCAAAAGCAGTTCAACTCTGTTTGGACTGGCTGGGTCAGTGAATTAACTGAAGATATAAAACCCATTAAGGACATAAACTTGGAAGAAGAtaaaatgttcatcattcaGGAGCTGGGGATTGAACATCCTCTCATAGAGGAATCAAACAACAGTGGAAGatacaaaaatgtatcaaaagTTGGGAATTACTGTTCTTATGTAACTCATAAAATCAAACAAGGGTTCAAAGCTGTAGTGGACTACGCTCGACAAAAAGTTATAGGAACACAACAAAATATTCTTCCTCATGAAGAACAGGAAATGATTAGAACCTTCATTAACAACATTTGCCAACAGTCCCTTGATGCCATTAAGACCAAGCCTGTAGCAACAAGAGGCTACAGCCCAATTTACCTACAAGAAGTGGccaaaaatgttcaagaaaAAGTGACACAATTTGAATCAGAGAGGAACTATTCATTCAAAAAGGAGTTTACAGTTGATGTCTTGTTGTATGTTGTTGAAGTGTTGGGGAGTTGGCTTTCAGTTTctcacaaaacatttaaaaagaacaatgatGCCCTCACTTACCTGAACAACAATAAACCACAATATTACAATGTTTTCAGAAGCTTCTGCAAAGGAAACTCATCTGCTGCCGTGTTTGGAGAAATGATCTGTGACAAATTGAAGGTTTCCACTGTTGAGACTGTCTGTAACAAGACCGCCATTGATCTCGCTGGAGAGATGAGGTGCAGTTTCCCAGCATTCAGTGGGAACAGGTTGGACTTGGAGAAACATCTGCTGAAATCACTTGCAGAGAAAGAAGattttgatgatttcatcaacTACATCCGACATCCAAGGAAGCAATTAGAGGCTTTTATAAAAGCAGAAGTA GAAAAATACATCTTCAGAGAACACAGTGGTAAAGCACAGAATATACTggagaaaaatgttgatgacatCAGTCACCGTGTGAGACAAGCTTTATttgaagcaacaaaaaaagtcaaaacccAGGGAGGAGGCACAGAGATGTGGGTGAAGgaattttcctctttcctcaagGATGAGCTGCCACTTGTTACCATTTGTTGTGAAAACTTCAGTGATATAAACAACTTTGACTTTCTTAAAGAAGAGATAGAGAAAGGTCTGGTTAACATCATTGAGGAGATGAAGCACCTCTCCctggaaaagatgaaggaaTTCAGACTGAGACCTGATGAAATCCTCATTGATCAGCTGTGTAagtgctgctgggaaacgtgTCCATTCTGTGGAGCAGTTTGCACCAACACCCTGGAAGACCACAGTCCTGAGGACCACAGTGTCCCTTTTCACCGGTCTGATGCAGTCAAAGGATGGCACTACCTGTTTGCAGGCGTGATGAGTGTTGATTTCTGCACAACAAATGTTGCAAGTGATATGAGATTTTACTCCAGTGAAATTGGAAACTTCATTCCTTACAAAGAGTACAGAAAAGCTGGACCAAGGTTTGCTAACTGGAGAATCACCCCTGATGAGTCAAAGCTGAAATACTGGACATGGTTTGTGTGTCGATTTCAAAAAGACCTGGAAGACTACTATGGTTATAAATTTGAGGGCAAAGGGGAAATTCCCAGCGAgtggagaacacacacaaaagaagaagcaattAAAAGTCTGGatgaaatgtga